A part of Cyprinus carpio isolate SPL01 unplaced genomic scaffold, ASM1834038v1 S000006541, whole genome shotgun sequence genomic DNA contains:
- the LOC109080736 gene encoding UDP-glucuronosyltransferase 2A1-like isoform X4 has product MISGTLFMLVLLCGVEAGHAGKVLVLPGEYSHWHNMHAIIDALIDRNHSVTVLVSSSSPTVPHTRKERFDFNVFKVNMEKEEANAVWSDFIHLWMNDTATKYETVFNIWRVMSNFMLLATDICKGMFHNEDLLHTLLESHYDVLFSDPMMPCTDLMAQKLNIPHVLSLRATFAYTFERLCGQMPAPPSYVPAAALQDHLTDHMSFTERVENMLLYIINTSIFRLNMKFTYDWLYTEISGEYSHWHNMRAIIDALVDRNHSVTVLVSSSSPTVQHTRKERFDFNVFKVNTKKEEANAVWSDFIHLWMNDTATKYETVLNIWRVMSNFMLLFTDICKGMFHNEDLLHTLRESHYDVLFSDPMMPCTDLMVQKLNIPHVLSLRATFAYTFERLCGQMPAPPSYVPAVALQDHLTDHMSFTERVENMLLYIMHMTIFRLNMKFTFDPLYTEIWGKPTTMCETMGKADIWLIRTYWDFEYPRPLLPNFKFVGGLHCKPAKPLSKDLEEFVQSSGDHGIVVFSLGSMIGNLTLERANTIASALGQIPQKVVWRYNGKTPETLAPNTKLYDWIPQNDLLGHPKTKAFITHGGTNGLYEAIYHGVPMVGLPLFADQPDNLMHMKTKGAAVFLDVNSMQSKDLVDALKTVINNPSYKESIMRLSRIHHDQPMKPLDRAVYWIEFVMRHKGAKHLRVQAHDLSWYQYHCLDVVAFLLSIIALITFLFIKTCCCLFRKCFRNTRPDDKAQKSKKE; this is encoded by the exons ATGATTTCTGGGACTTTGTTCATGTTGGTTCTGCTGTGTGGAGTAGAAGCTGGTCATGCTGGCAAGGTTTTGGTGTTGCCAGGCGAGTACAGTCACTGGCACAACATGCATGCGATCATTGACGCGCTGATTGATCGCAACCACAGTGTGACGGTTCTGGTCAGTTCTTCATCACCTACTGTACCGCACACACGGAAGGAGCGGTTCGATTTCAATGTGTTTAAAGTTAACATGGAGAAAGAAGAGGCCAATGCTGTGTGGAGTGACTTCATTCACCTCTGGATGAATGACACAGCCACCAAATACGAGACCGTGTTCAACATCTGGCGAGTGATGTCAAACTTCATGCTGCTGGCTACTGACATATGCAAGGGCATGTTTCACAATGAGGATCTTTTACACACGCTTCTGGAATCTCATTATGATGTACTTTTTTCTGATCCAATGATGCCATGCACTGACTTGATGGCACAGAAGCTGAATATCCCGCACGTCCTGTCGCTACGCGCAACATTTGCGTATACTTTCGAGcggctttgcggtcagatgcctGCGCCACCGTCCTACGTCCCTGCAGCCGCTTTGCAAGATCACCTCACAGATCATATGAGCTTCACAGAGAGAGTTGAAAACATGCTCCTCTACATCATAAATACATCTATATTTCGATTGAACATGAAGTTCACTTATGACTGGCTTTACACTGAAATATCgg GCGAGTACAGTCACTGGCACAACATGCGTGCGATCATTGACGCGCTGGTCGATCGCAACCACAGTGTGACGGTTCTGGTCAGTTCTTCATCACCTACTGTACAGCACACACGGAAGGAGCGGTTCGATTTCAACGTGTTTAAAGTCAACACGAAGAAAGAAGAGGCCAATGCTGTGTGGAGTGACTTCATTCACCTCTGGATGAATGACACAGCCACCAAATACGAGACGGTGCTCAACATCTGGCGAGTGATGTCAAACTTCATGCTGCTGTTTACTGACATATGCAAGGGCATGTTTCACAATGAGGATCTTTTACACACGCTTCGAGAATCTCATTATGATGTACTTTTTTCTGATCCAATGATGCCATGCACTGACTTGATGGTACAGAAGCTGAATATCCCGCACGTCCTGTCGCTGCGCGCAACATTTGCGTATACTTTCGAGcggctttgcggtcagatgcctGCGCCACCGTCCTACGTCCCTGCGGTCGCTTTGCAAGATCACCTCACAGATCATATGAGCTTCACAGAGAGAGTTGAAAATATGCTCCTCTACATAATGCATATGACTATATTCCGACTGAACATGAAGTTCACTTTTGATCCGCTTTACACTGAAATATGgg GCAAACCCACAACAATGTGTGAGACCATGGGAAAAGCCGACATCTGGTTGATTAGAACTTACTGGGATTTCGAGTATCCACGTCCACTCCTGCCTAATTTTAAATTTGTTGGAGGACTACACTGCAAACCAGCCAAGCCTCTGTCAAAG GACCTGGAGGAGTTTGTGCAGAGCTCTGGAGATCATGGCATCGTCGTCTTCTCACTGGGTTCCATGATCGGCAACCTGACATTGGAAAGAGCAAACACTATTGCTTCTGCTCTTGGTCAAATCCCACAAAAG GTTGTTTGGCGTTATAATGGGAAAACGCCAGAAACTCTCGCCCCCAATACAAAACTCTATGACTGGATTCCACAGAATGATTTGCTTG GTCATCCAAAAACAAAGGCCTTCATAACCCACGGTGGGACGAATGGACTGTATGAGGCTATTTATCATGGTGTCCCAATGGTGGGCTTGCCACTGTTTGCTGACCAGCCTGATAATTTAATGCACATGAAAACCAAAGGAGCTGCTGTTTTTCTTGATGTCAACTCAATGCAGTCCAAAGACCTGGTGGATGCTCTCAAGACTGTCATAAATAATCCATC GTACAAGGAGAGCATCATGAGATTGTCCAGAATCCACCATGATCAGCCGATGAAGCCTCTGGACCGGGCAGTTTACTGGATCGAATTTGTGATGCGGCATAAAGGAGCTAAACATCTACGAGTTCAGGCACATGATCTGAGCTGGTATCAGTACCACTGCCTGGATGTAGTGGCCTTCTTGCTCTCAATCATTGCACTGATCACATTCCTCTTCATTAAAACCTGCTGTTGCCTTTTCCGTAAATGTTTCAGAAACACTCGTCCTGATGACAAAGCACAAAAGAGTAAAAAAGAGTGA
- the LOC109080736 gene encoding UDP-glucuronosyltransferase 2A1-like isoform X3 has product MISGTLFMLVLLCGVEAGHAGKVLVLPGEYSHWHNMHAIIDALIDRNHSVTVLVSSSSPTVPHTRKERFDFNVFKVNMEKEEANAVWSDFIHLWMNDTATKYETVFNIWRVMSNFMLLATDICKGMFHNEDLLHTLLESHYDVLFSDPMMPCTDLMAQKLNIPHVLSLRATFAYTFERLCGQMPAPPSYVPAAALQDHLTDHMSFTERVENMLLYIINTSIFRLNMKFTYDWLYTEISGKPTTMCETMGKADIWLIRTYWDFEYPRPLLPNFKFVGGLHCKPAKPLSKDLEEFVQSSGDHGIVVFSLGSMIGNLTLERANTIASALGQIPQKVVWRYNGKTPETLAPNTKLYDWIPQNDLLGHPKTKAFITHGGTNGLYEAIYHGVPMVGLPLFADQPDNLMHMKTKGAAVFLDVNSMQSKDLVDALKTVINNPSYKESIMRLSRIHHDQPMKPLDRAVYWIEFVMRHKGAKHLRVQAHDLSWYQYHCLDVVAFLLSIIALITFLFIKTCCCLFRKCFRNTRPDDKAQKSKKE; this is encoded by the exons ATGATTTCTGGGACTTTGTTCATGTTGGTTCTGCTGTGTGGAGTAGAAGCTGGTCATGCTGGCAAGGTTTTGGTGTTGCCAGGCGAGTACAGTCACTGGCACAACATGCATGCGATCATTGACGCGCTGATTGATCGCAACCACAGTGTGACGGTTCTGGTCAGTTCTTCATCACCTACTGTACCGCACACACGGAAGGAGCGGTTCGATTTCAATGTGTTTAAAGTTAACATGGAGAAAGAAGAGGCCAATGCTGTGTGGAGTGACTTCATTCACCTCTGGATGAATGACACAGCCACCAAATACGAGACCGTGTTCAACATCTGGCGAGTGATGTCAAACTTCATGCTGCTGGCTACTGACATATGCAAGGGCATGTTTCACAATGAGGATCTTTTACACACGCTTCTGGAATCTCATTATGATGTACTTTTTTCTGATCCAATGATGCCATGCACTGACTTGATGGCACAGAAGCTGAATATCCCGCACGTCCTGTCGCTACGCGCAACATTTGCGTATACTTTCGAGcggctttgcggtcagatgcctGCGCCACCGTCCTACGTCCCTGCAGCCGCTTTGCAAGATCACCTCACAGATCATATGAGCTTCACAGAGAGAGTTGAAAACATGCTCCTCTACATCATAAATACATCTATATTTCGATTGAACATGAAGTTCACTTATGACTGGCTTTACACTGAAATATCgg GCAAACCCACAACAATGTGTGAGACCATGGGAAAAGCCGACATCTGGTTGATTAGAACTTACTGGGATTTCGAGTATCCACGTCCACTCCTGCCTAATTTTAAATTTGTTGGAGGACTACACTGCAAACCAGCCAAGCCTCTGTCAAAG GACCTGGAGGAGTTTGTGCAGAGCTCTGGAGATCATGGCATCGTCGTCTTCTCACTGGGTTCCATGATCGGCAACCTGACATTGGAAAGAGCAAACACTATTGCTTCTGCTCTTGGTCAAATCCCACAAAAG GTTGTTTGGCGTTATAATGGGAAAACGCCAGAAACTCTCGCCCCCAATACAAAACTCTATGACTGGATTCCACAGAATGATTTGCTTG GTCATCCAAAAACAAAGGCCTTCATAACCCACGGTGGGACGAATGGACTGTATGAGGCTATTTATCATGGTGTCCCAATGGTGGGCTTGCCACTGTTTGCTGACCAGCCTGATAATTTAATGCACATGAAAACCAAAGGAGCTGCTGTTTTTCTTGATGTCAACTCAATGCAGTCCAAAGACCTGGTGGATGCTCTCAAGACTGTCATAAATAATCCATC GTACAAGGAGAGCATCATGAGATTGTCCAGAATCCACCATGATCAGCCGATGAAGCCTCTGGACCGGGCAGTTTACTGGATCGAATTTGTGATGCGGCATAAAGGAGCTAAACATCTACGAGTTCAGGCACATGATCTGAGCTGGTATCAGTACCACTGCCTGGATGTAGTGGCCTTCTTGCTCTCAATCATTGCACTGATCACATTCCTCTTCATTAAAACCTGCTGTTGCCTTTTCCGTAAATGTTTCAGAAACACTCGTCCTGATGACAAAGCACAAAAGAGTAAAAAAGAGTGA